tgtaagccaaaaaaaaaaaaaaagcaatttattagcttacgttttttttttccttctttcttcctgGGTGTTCAGAGTTAGTTATTTTCTTCAGTTTGAAGTAGTAACAGAATGATCATAGAATCATTTGTTTATTGAAtgtgttttgttgtattttaggctcatagcttttttatttaacattatttttaagaaGTGCTAGTACTAATATAGAACctcgctaaaaaaaaaaaaaagggcagtagttagttacactacactgtaacaGGGCTTGTGTTTGTGCTGATGAAGTAACAGGCACCATGTTTATTTCTCCTGTAACTGCATCTGGtcacagaattatttttaatggaatatatttttaatattttttttttacgtgtaTTATCATGTTGGTTTAGTTAAGAAGAgcataaagctttaaaggtgtactgcaactttttttttaatcatcagcaATGTGTGGGGAAAATACTGAGGATGTACAGTATTTGCTCTGAACAAATACTCAGGTCAGGTTAAATCTCACTTATTATACAAGgcagtaaataaaattttaagagatgggacttttttttttttggaaacattttTGGTTCTGCATTACCAACCTAGTCAGCGtaccacaataaaaaaaaagtgccagcAGTAAAAAGAAAGTGCAACCAGAATAACTTTTTTTGGTAAGACCTTCTGTCTGCCAAACCTTTGTTAGTGTGCCAAGATTGTAATTTTAAATCCCAGTTATGTGAgatgtatttaaaaacatttattatcgAGGTTTATAGGTTCCATTTGGAGTTAGTTTTGTGTAAACAGGTTTTCCGTTCTTCTCTTGTACTCCTGTATGTGTGGTGTGCACTCCCGCTCTATAGATGTGATAGATAAAGATTAAGGTTAAACAGTCAGTGTGCTCATTAAATAGCTGCCAGTTCTCATGTTTCATTACAGCAGACCTTTATTTTCATCATACCAGTGATTCAGCACACTGCACTGCCTTGGTTGTGGTGTCCTCAATAAAACCTGAGCGGAATTCTCTGCTAAattaatgttggtgtgtgtatttatttatagttacggACTTTTTGAAACCTCAAGTGCAAACTAAACAGTTAAACAGATTTCAAGAGCAGAGCTGATGTTTTAACACAGTTCCACATCTGGTCATTTACAGCAGGGAGTTGTGCTGTGACTAGGGTTTTATAGAACGGAAGAAGTGCAGACACACTCTGTGCTTAAGATATGATGAAACAGAGAGCTGGTTTCAATATTCATTTactgatttgcattttcataaaCTAGTCCATCTAATCACACATAGGCATGTGAATAAGATCCATATTGTACCTGAACTTAGCTTTGTATTACTCTAAACATTACTTCAAAATTAAGTAACACCTTCTAATGTGTTGATTGTACACACAGGCAATTAAGAACGCTAAAGAGTTCTTTGGTTTCTGTCTGGGGGAACCTTTTTTCTTAGAGAATACCAAGTACAAAGATAGTTTAGTTAAATTTTAAATGCCTGACAGGTTGTAGgtattaagaagaagaaaattaccAATAATCTGGAGTTTGTACCACACACTTAGTGAGGTAATCCACCCTAATCTATccttagaagaagaaaaaaaagtgttctccTAGGGTTCTGTAAGGGTTTATTGGAAAATTAAGGGTTCTTATGCTCCAAACAGGGTTCAGCATGGAACTTTCTGATatgttctacataaaacctttaagacTTCTgaagacaactgaagaacccttaaggcaGGCGCTGAACATTACAGCCCATGAGCCAGGACTGGCCCAATAGGTTCTAATGTGGCCCACCACACAGATTTAGAATCtgtattttaaattcaaatcagATTGTTGATTGTAATTGCATTTCAAACCTCAAAAAAGAGCTAGGCTCTAGGGAGTGAACTAGGGCAATACACTCAAGGCCATATTCTTTCTTATTCTTCATCAGTAGGCTAAAAATCTGACCTATAATTCCACTTAAAACCATTTCAGTACCAGGCCATAATTACAATGTGAGGAAATTCAGATGCTGCATAATAAAACCATCAGTTGGGAAATTTGTTTTATTGGTAATGAAGTTTGTAGTCTTTTCATCTGTAGGTGATACAcaatcaggtccataaatatttggacatgaATTTAGTAACAGACTAACATAATGatgaattaacatttttaatacttagTAGCAAatctttgcagtcagtgactgtcTGAAGTCGAGAACCCATAGTCATCGCCAGACGCTGGAGTTCtgcaggtctttactgcagctgtctacTGTTCCTGCTTGCTCTTGGGGCGTTTTTCTGATTTTGAGGCTTGccagtggtttacatcttgtggtaaaccttCTGTATtattttctctggtttcttcccttGATTGTTGACTCTGACACCGACACGTCTACCTCCTtgagggtgttcttgatctggcaaactgttgtgaaggggttttcttcaccagggaaagaattcttctgccATCCACCACAgatgttttctgtggtcttcttGATCTTTTAGTGTTGCTGAGATCACCAGTGCATTCTTCGTACAAAAATTTTTGGATTTGAGCATTTCTTTTCAAATAATTGCTCATTAAAAGAACACATATAATAGCTGTTATGTTTTTGGTCACTAAACTGATCTTTTTGCTGCAGCTCACTTGAGCCTGGATCAAGTGGCCCAttacctaaaatgagtttgacagAACTGCCTTAAGGGCTCTAAATTATTTATGCATGTAGCTGTGAATATAGTTGAAGAAACTAACCTTGCATTAACCTCAGAACCTTAGCACCTTTGTGTCATTTTGCTGTCGAAGCTACTGATATAATCTCACATGGTGCATGAATGGTGTGAACGTTAAGGCTGATTGTAGTACAGCTGTTATACGGATGTGTGGGTTCAGGCTGGAAATAGAAAGTGGTTCACGAAACTATTCCAACATCAAATGCATTGATGATCTCTGGGCCCCAGCAGCGTGATAAATCAGGAAGCATGGAAAAGGAAAGCCTTGATGTCAGAGAGAGGAACTGTGCAAGCATAAACACTTATGAATCAAATTCTAATTATAAACAGCTTTCATCTATTTAGGTCATACAATTTAGGAAATTCTCAAGTCTGTGAGGTATGTGGGACAAATTTACTCATCGCGAGCGTAAACAGTGTTTGAGAAGCTTGGAGAAAACAATGAATGGAACTTCAAGAAATTCTCTATGGGATGTCCAAGTTGGGTATGTTTGTGTTACCTGgtgtgtacatactgtacagaaGAGTGCACTTCTGTATTCCATACACTTGTCATGTATTAAATACAAACTGGTGTTTCTGTTATCTATTCTTTTTTCCATCAAAACCATTTAGGTGGCCGAACTGTTTACCTTAAGTTATTTACCTTAAAATCTCAGTAGACAGGACAGAACCCCTACCTGATATGAAAATTGCAGGTGGGGAAGAATTAGCGACACCAGTGCCATGGGGTAGGAAGGTTTTTGCACTGACTGCTCAAGTggtgctgcctcacagctccagggttcccggtGCGATCCTAAACTCGGCTTTCACATgctctccccatgtccatgtgggtttcctccgttTTCCTCCAACTATactgctggtaggtggattgccCCTAGCTGTCCCAGAAtcacataaaatgttttttacatAAAGAACACAATGTAGTATCATTacattagattttaaaatgtaatttttttcagctgtgCAAAACTGTCCAGAATATTTCCAGAATATTGCTGAATACCTTTCTCTTACGTTAACTGTGTCTGGGTTCTGCACCAAGTACAAAACAATTGTAGTGTTTGGGTTAGCTAAATGTTTTCACTTGTTCACTGCATACTGTGCCTCTTCATTCTTTGTTAATTTCACTAAATGAGCAGAAATCTTCACAGAGTCTTCATTGCACTTGTGCATAGAACTGTTTAGAGGTTATTGAAATGAatgtaaaatcaataaagtaGTAAAAGAAGACGATAAAAGAAGAATCAGGAATGCAGGAACCACTGCAAAAACCAAACGGCCAAAATGACAGCAGGTgcttttgcagaaaaaaaaacatcaatccTGATAAATATGCATGACTGCGTgacaaaaaatgtgtttattgtttctgtatTCCTGGACACAGCACTGTAAATGACCATAACAGTGAAATTAAATATGGCTAGTGCACTTGATATATAAAACCTCAGTTAGGGATTGGGATTGGTCATGCCTGTATAAGGGTTGCCAAACGACTACAAAAATGggggaacaaaaaaacaaagataatCATAAATAATCATACTCATTGAGCATTATCAAGtctaaaatgcatttaaaatacattcaaTCTCACAGATAATCTTTGGCAACGTAACAGTTCTTCAATCGTCAGGTAATCCGAGGGCTAAGAGCACAGGAAGTCCAGCTCCAGCGACCAGAGTGATGCTTTCCATTAAGCCGAGTCCTGTGTGATGGTACGCTCCTGTTTCTGGATGGTGGTGGACGTGACTGGCTCGCTGCTGTCCTCTGCTGTTAATCTCAGGCAGCACATGCACCGTAGCCACGTAAAGGAAAGTCCCAGCCGAGACCAGCATGCCGATTCCTGTCGCTCCGAGACGGTGCTCTGACGATCCACCCgtctacatttaaacatttaaaaagttttttataaAAGTAGCTGTTTAGGTGATCAACAGTTAGATAACCCTGTGACCGGATTCTTATCTACTCTTGTGGTTTCCGCACAAGATTACGTGGCATGACTATTATTCACATCACCATGAGCTAGCTAATAATGATGTATTATGTGCAGAGCCACACATGAAAAGaataaaggaaaaaggaaaaatgtagaaatacagtttattacacatttatttctaaaataccTAAAGATAAAACAAACTAGCAAAAGAAGACAAACTAAATTTCTGTCTAATAACCAAAGACCTGTTGGTCTCAAGCCAGCTCTCCTTCATGGACTATATACAGACAGAACATGTCAGTGCCACGTTAAATGTCTTACCGCAATTAGGATGAAGTAGGTGCTGATTGCCGTCAGAGGCGCTGCACATGAAAAAGCCAGCAAATGCTTCTGAATTGTACTTCGATCCAAACCTGCGTGCATGAGGAATGAGACGAGACCGAACGCAGCTGGAGCCTGGAGAGAAAGTGAAGAATGAGACATTCAGAGTTGGTGCCTTATTGTAAGTCCAAAAGTTGCGTCACTATTTAGGTGAGGAAAGTTACTCGTATTCAGTGCTGGGTTATGCAGCTACTTCAAGAATATTCTGGGTGTggcattcagattatgcaaataaaCTGCGCGTAGTTCACGTTTCTGAGgttgtcaggttttttttttttgagtagagGTGTGAGTAGCGCATGCCTTTAACCCATTCCATCAGgaatagaaaatgtggactgaagacgAGAAGATGGAATAgtacttttatttctttgctgTCGAATGAAAAATGATGTCACAGCAAAGCaatttgaaaagtaaaaataaaaaaaagactaattcgatgatatataaataagaagatggcaagcactgaaataaacatcacattaatcactgcaaatttggtttaattgaaCAATTATGGCTTCCACCTTCATGATTTGGCAGattatagaatagcacttgatccagcgcatcTTATTATTTAGCATATTGTGCACTGGCAGTTAATTTTGtgcacaacttaatgaagccatgagATACAAATTTAGGTCATGACACTGTAATGTGTGCATGAGATGCAGCACATttaatcacacttttaattcgCCATTTTGACTCAATGCCTTGGTTAACTTCATtcactctcctgtaaagaaaacgtgaccatggtttgaaggatacCCTGAATGAGCATTCATCTGCTAAACTTCAAATTAATTCATAACTTCTTCATCCGTGAGATAAGAGGCTGCCTcctctgtgcattttttttttttttttgtggacaatactattaattaataaatagtgtCATACATAATGAAAGTGGCCTCAAATGCCATTCTACAGTTtttgagtgtatatacagtccaaaataaatttcagtgtgacattaTCTGATCCAGTGCATCCGAAATCACAAACTCCACCCTGTGTACGTAACTCTCACGTAACTTTCTGAATTGCAATTAATTCTATAGTTACATCTGAAGTCTGAAAACTGATGCGTACAATTTCGGTATTAAATCTTCACTACGAGCACTAGCTCAACTCTGACTCTGAGTTGTTTAGAGAAATTAAGCAAGAAAAgtaattttttgttaaaaatgtaagaTTGTTTTTTGCCCCTGAAAGAACATAGTGATTAAGGTAGTCTTACCTTGTGCAAAATCACAGCAAAGAAGACAATGACCTGAACTGACACTTGAGACGATGCAACAGCTGCACCTAGAGCCATACCATCAGCTATAGAGATgtagatacagacagacagacagacagatatatacCTCATTAACCATCAAACTGGAAATTTGTCTCTGGCTACccataatgtattaaaaatatacactcactggccactttaataggaattcATTACATTCATGCAatatcaaatcagccaatcatgttgatgcagtgcaatgcataaaatcatccagatacaggtcaagagcttcagttaatgttcacatcaaacattagaatgaggaaaaatgtgatctcggtgCCTTTTATCATGGCATGGTTTGAGTAGCTGacttgaagattggaaaaatatcGCTTAGTATTGTTTAATCATCAATTGCCCATACTCAGTGACTCTGTGCTAACTGTAGCctcatgttcttggctgacagaagtggaacctgatgtggtcttctgctgctatAGCcctcaaggttcaaggttcagcatgttgtgcttcttgagatgcttttctgctcactacggttgtaaagagtgtttatttgagttaccatagattTCCTGTCaacttgaaccagtctggccattctcctctgacttctctcattaacaaggtgtttctgtccacagaactgctgctcactggatgccttttgcaccattctgtggaaactctagagactgttgtgtgaatATCCCagatcagtttctgaaatactcaaaccagcaccaacaaccacgccatGCACAAAGCCACATGGTCAAAGTCAAGACTGGGTTTTTCTGCACTCCAATCatctaaagctcttgacctgtatctgcatgattttatgcgttgtgctgctgccacatgattggctgataattgcatgaatgagcaggtgtacaggtgttccaaaTAAAGCTCCAATTAATGTGGTGAGTGTACATAAtcacataaaacaaacatataaaagaTTTACATACATCAAGAGTTAATCATTTTTACTGTCTGTGGCAAAATAAATCCTATGCAGATGATGTAACTGATAGCTTGTAGCTTAAACTGTGGGTCAAGGAGGTGAGCTCATTGACCTGTTTTCTCATCTACAATACACAGCGGATAAAGACAaaggagatagatagatagatagatagatatagaaaTGAAGTCGTTTCCATTGGTTTCCATTTATTACTTTTAGTAATAAAGATTTCTTCCAGTGTTAAcatgatgttcagtatgagacTGTTTGGGGTgtatctctctcacacccagATTCACACAGTTCAGTGCACAATAAGAATAAGCTTAATaaaggaaaagcaaaaataGAGAATATATTTCAAACAGATTGAGTCCTGGCATGCAGAAAGTGTCAGATTTCCAAAGATTGCTTATCTCCTGTGATCTGGATCTTTCTTTCTGGGGCACAGAAACACACCCGGGCTGGAAACCCAACCCACTGTCCAATTAAATGGCTGTTCCTTTTTtccaaaaggaaacaaaatatttgttgACAGTACCTGCTGCGTGAATGAGGAGACCCAGAGTTGCTGTGGTGCTGCCAGTGTATACGCTCTGTGAAGctagagagggagacagacataGAAGGAATGCTGTTATACTTGTACTGCATATTTTATCTGTTGCTTTCTCAAACCATTTGCATTGAGAATAAACAAACTGAAACTACATTAGGAAGCAAATTCTGATATTTACTAAAACTAAATACTTACATAAAGTTATGCTTTAAGTAATGGTTCAGCCCTTTCACTCAGATCCAATTCAGGAGGATTTTAATGCATCGGATCTTACAGGCTTAAAAATGATCTAATGATGACTTAATGCTCTTGTATTATAGCAAGATAAACATGAACATGTTCTCAGTGACAGATTACTTGACTTGTAGGAAACAACACAGTAACCCATGCTGTTTACCGCGTGCAGAGCAGTAGTCAGCAATCTGATCAACCACAAACATCAGTGTGAACCCCAGGACCAGTGATGCTCCAATGAAGACATGTGGACGCAGTCCTTTCTCTGTGGAAGGCTTGAGAGTAGAATTTGAATCGGAGGCATTCAGCTTAGTTGTTACAATCGAGCAAAATGAATCTGCAGGATGAAACagtaaaaacatgaataaactaTTAATGATGCATAATTGGAGCAACAGGTGGCTTGTATAGAGTTTAGcaaattatatttctcaaatAATATTGTCCCTATAATATAAATAGAAAAGTAGTATTTTCTGAGCCAGTAGAAACAATGAAGGATGCATCGAtacttatattaaaatgaacaaacttcttagtattaatcaatcaggagcatcatggaacattttatttagcaatGAACCTATGCCGAGTTTTAGTTTAGGATGTCATGGCATTTAGACAGTATCGTTAAGAGAGAGTGCAAGAGCAGCTAACCTGAGTGTGCAGAGCAATCTGCAAGCATGTTCATTTGTGTGCAAAGCGCCATGAATTGCATCTTGACTCGTGAGCAAAGTGTAGATGATGGCGAGCGAATGGGGAAAGAAGCGCATGTCttggtgctcagtgctcgcagaagtgaaGTGCTCTCATGTGCAACAGCTTCTCTGTATGCTAGAACATAATTCACTGCACCTTACGCTCATTTTTTAATGATCACGGtcactgatactgctctgcGTGCTCTGGTTGGTTTCCCTTGCACTCTGTATTTAAGATATTGTGAAGAAAGATGCTGCATTagctcctcttgatattttcacagaccACAGTTTGCAAGGTACCCTAGGCTTACATCACACAGTATCATGTAATATCAGATGTTGGTATTGGGGCATTTTTATGAGTACAAGTAGCAGTGAATTAGCACAGTACTGGACTGATACAAACAATACCAGTattggtattgatgcatccctagaAATAACAATGGCTATGTTTACAAGCACATCagtattctgatattaatcagaatttggcaatattctaattagtatttagTCACATAAACGCCGCAATCCGATTGCCTGATTCGGATAATATTCCGATTCCCATCCCTGGAACATGCCTGTTTCAAtgggaaatttgttgcatgtaaacaccttattcagaaaatccactgaaaggacatatatgtgcatgctcaatccacaaggaattgtgggtgctaacaggtgcttagctgtaggctacgtatttaggaatggcaactcggACATACTTACAAATACCATGTATACaagaatattccgatgcctgtacacatataaacatcatattcagAAATATGGCTACAActcgaatatagaccttaaacgaaatttgatgtgcatgtaaacatagccaatgAACAGGAAGACCATATTAAGCATCAGTTCGCAGGGGGTATCAGGATagttttacacacagacacaaatgaTTGATAAGTCAACACAATATTCTAACATTTTGATCAATACATGGATTTAGCAGCAGCAAAAATATAgatattatagatattataaatataaatacttgtCTCTATTTTCTTTGAAGTGTATACTTCAATACTAAGTATCAGCTGAGTAAAAGTTAGCATTCATTCTGAATCAGTGGTTAGGTTGCAAGTAGAATTGACTCACCTCTGAATGACCCCTCCAGTAGCTCCACCCCCTCCGGAATAATAATCGCGAGGGCGGTGCCACacagaagccccgcccccagcaCTGTAATAAACTTCTGTTTCTGCTGTTAGGGTGTGGATAAGTTAagcatttttaatacaaaactgCTCTAAAATCATAAAGcacatacattatatgtatattCACTTCATACAGATTTGTATTCTTTTATCAGTCCAAAAGTTACATGATTATTAGAGAGCACAAATATAgtttaaactttattaaaaagagaaatactTGTCAGACTTATAGTATAACCTGGCAAAAGTCCAAATCCCTGTGCTCCTAGACACTTAGAGTTTGAGTTCACTCCTGTTATGAATGATCGAAGcattaatattgttaatattttgacTATGTTTTGAGGTTTGTATACTCACACTAGCATACTAAATAGAAAGTCAGATTAGTATTAAAGTGTAGCCAGAGCGGCAGTTTGTTCTTTTGAGACACTTCTTTAGTACTTCTTTAGTCTGAAATGTTGACTATGACAGGTTTGTTCTTACCTGGGAGAAGTTGATAAGTAATGGAATGAGTCCGAGCAGAAAACATCCCACAAACATCGCGACAGAGATTAAAACAACAGCCAGGGCTCCGTCCATCGCTTCCACGTCTTCTTTCTCCTGTCCTTCACTGCTCTAACCTGTAATATACTCAAGTGTCctactcctcacacacacatggtccAGGGAAGACCGTGGAACAGGTAAACGGTGGCCTGTAGGCCCTCGTGATGTTGTCACGTAGCGCACACTTTCAAACTTTCCACGTCGCAGTTTTAAGCAAATCGACTCGAGTTCTTCATATTAACAATGAAAATACACCCTCTAGTGGACAAGTACAGGAACTACACCAATGACGCAAGATTTCTGGAGGCAAATCACAAGACTGCAGCACGAGACTGCACAACCGAAAGTGAtcactaatactaataattataataataataataataataataataggattcCTCAATTACTCATAGCACTTTATTAACATGGCTaacagtttgtggacacctgaccatcacatccacatATTGGctttccacaaactgttgccacaaagttgtacactatgtatgctatagcattattattattatttcccttCAAGGAGCCCATAGCTGTTCTGGCATAAcacaagtttggagtggaagaactcatgGTTCCTGCACAAAGctctaacctcaaccccactgaacaccttcgagATGAAGTGGAACATTGAGTGCATCCCTCCTCGCTCGACATCAGTACATGACATCACTAATGCGcttttgtgtgaatgtgcaaattcacacagccatgctccaaaatctagtggagagccttcccagaagagtggagtggaagtattataacagcaaagaggagctagatctggaatgggatatttttagcaagtacatatgggtgtgatggtcaggtgtccacaaaattttggccatatagagtaacaaaaaatataagaaatagaatagaataataaagacaagataatatactgtaaacagTAACACAAGCATAGTATCTGggtttgatcttgagcttgAGATACtgtcacatgttctccctgtgcttgcATTGGTTTCCTccgtgtgtgtgaatgtgtggaaATGTGTTTGAAGGGTGCCATGTGCTGGAATGGTGCCCTTTCCCGGGTGAAGAGTCGAGCAGCTTAACTGCTCCCAGATTTTCAcggtacaattttttttaatgaggtgACTGTTAACTGTGGCTATCTCAAAATCTCAAAACACTGTTTCACTTATCTC
This sequence is a window from Pangasianodon hypophthalmus isolate fPanHyp1 chromosome 3, fPanHyp1.pri, whole genome shotgun sequence. Protein-coding genes within it:
- the LOC113541884 gene encoding zinc transporter ZIP9, whose product is MDGALAVVLISVAMFVGCFLLGLIPLLINFSQQKQKFITVLGAGLLCGTALAIIIPEGVELLEGSFRDSFCSIVTTKLNASDSNSTLKPSTEKGLRPHVFIGASLVLGFTLMFVVDQIADYCSARASQSVYTGSTTATLGLLIHAAADGMALGAAVASSQVSVQVIVFFAVILHKAPAAFGLVSFLMHAGLDRSTIQKHLLAFSCAAPLTAISTYFILIATGGSSEHRLGATGIGMLVSAGTFLYVATVHVLPEINSRGQQRASHVHHHPETGAYHHTGLGLMESITLVAGAGLPVLLALGLPDD